A genome region from Chryseobacterium sp. G0186 includes the following:
- a CDS encoding cation diffusion facilitator family transporter: MANNRKSIYSALAANLLIALTKFIAGAFTNSSSMISEGIHSTVDTANQLLLLYGIKRSRKPADESHPFGYGKELYFWSFVVSILIFGLGGALSIYQGILHIIEPEVMKDPFWNYIVLILSLIFEGTSLFIAVKEFNKTRNGLRWWDAIIKSKDPGSFLVVFEDGAAVAGLLVVMILMGISHWLQIPELDGLASVIVGLILVFVSLILARESRSLLMGEGIAPETREKIAKLAEKDTAVVRTKSILSTYHSPEEVVLMLIIDFEDHLDTEEITEAIHRIREHIKNEFPFVRFVIIQPE, translated from the coding sequence ATGGCCAATAATCGCAAATCAATTTACAGTGCTCTTGCCGCTAACCTACTGATTGCTCTTACAAAGTTTATTGCAGGGGCATTTACCAATAGTTCTTCCATGATATCCGAAGGAATTCATTCAACAGTTGATACCGCGAATCAGCTGCTGCTTTTATATGGAATCAAAAGGAGCAGGAAGCCCGCAGATGAGTCTCATCCATTTGGGTACGGCAAGGAGCTTTATTTCTGGTCCTTCGTGGTTTCAATTCTTATATTTGGTTTAGGGGGTGCTTTATCCATCTATCAGGGAATCTTACACATTATTGAACCCGAGGTGATGAAAGATCCATTCTGGAATTATATTGTATTGATACTTTCCCTTATTTTCGAGGGTACCTCTTTGTTTATCGCTGTAAAAGAATTTAACAAGACCCGTAACGGGTTGAGATGGTGGGATGCGATCATCAAAAGCAAAGATCCGGGAAGCTTTCTTGTAGTTTTTGAAGATGGTGCCGCGGTGGCCGGTCTGCTTGTTGTTATGATATTAATGGGGATCAGTCATTGGTTACAAATTCCGGAATTGGATGGGCTGGCATCGGTAATCGTAGGGTTAATACTGGTTTTTGTCTCGCTTATTCTGGCCAGGGAAAGCAGGAGCCTGCTGATGGGTGAAGGCATAGCACCTGAAACAAGAGAAAAGATTGCTAAACTGGCTGAAAAAGATACTGCTGTCGTCAGAACAAAAAGTATACTCTCTACGTACCATTCACCTGAAGAAGTTGTACTGATGCTGATCATCGATTTCGAAGATCATCTTGATACAGAAGAGATCACAGAGGCCATACACCGTATTCGTGAACATATTAAAAATGAATTTCCATTCGTAAGGTTTGTTATTATTCAACCGGAATAA
- a CDS encoding exodeoxyribonuclease VII large subunit, which produces MEGNEVSYPVYSPASVIGIFSNALKLNAMVNLIYLKGRYSYGAGKAYGNYYYDQLFSEGDNVSIGIRMPSLLRSQIINNEIYTLRGFIEKSIKNSSIELRFVVDEIVKQEEKSISEDELERYGLIQKKLEQGSKNLETLVRNKMLKDEKIRIINIYGNNAIVQKDFYEGLDVSVKYFDISDDSCNITSSTAIISKLKEISALDYDIVALVRGGGDRQSMETFNDISLSEVFITMAPITVTAIGHSVDETLLDKLADKRFHLPHDYGAGLHSIAEKLSHEKSNSRALLIDEVKKDVTKQFSEQVETLEKQLKKKNEEFTEAQKTYKEQIETHNKTFADHLKVRNEEFQKLQKSSTEQLEGMQKSFQEQQKQRQQEMENYKKEMAVLYEKNVQSSINERTASLNTTVETLRQENARLNQEVHSSKNDYVKIIIAFLLALVIGFMLAKIL; this is translated from the coding sequence ATGGAAGGCAATGAAGTGAGTTACCCAGTTTATTCTCCGGCGTCGGTAATAGGGATTTTCAGCAATGCGCTAAAGCTTAATGCGATGGTAAACCTCATTTATCTCAAAGGAAGATATTCTTATGGCGCAGGTAAGGCTTATGGGAATTATTACTATGATCAGCTTTTCTCGGAAGGCGATAATGTATCTATTGGAATCCGTATGCCTTCGCTGCTTAGAAGCCAGATCATAAACAATGAAATCTATACCTTAAGAGGATTTATTGAGAAAAGTATTAAGAATTCATCTATTGAGCTCCGTTTTGTGGTCGATGAGATCGTGAAGCAGGAGGAAAAATCGATATCGGAAGATGAACTGGAACGATACGGTCTGATCCAGAAAAAGTTGGAGCAGGGATCAAAGAACCTGGAGACATTGGTCAGAAATAAAATGCTAAAAGATGAAAAAATCAGAATTATCAATATTTATGGTAACAATGCCATTGTCCAAAAGGATTTTTACGAAGGGCTGGATGTTTCAGTAAAGTACTTCGATATTTCAGATGATAGCTGCAATATTACTTCCTCAACAGCCATTATCTCAAAACTAAAAGAAATTTCAGCTTTGGATTATGATATTGTTGCCTTGGTAAGGGGAGGTGGTGATCGACAAAGTATGGAAACTTTCAATGACATCAGTCTCTCAGAGGTCTTCATTACGATGGCTCCTATAACCGTAACAGCAATCGGCCATAGTGTCGATGAAACATTACTCGATAAACTTGCCGATAAAAGATTTCACCTTCCCCACGATTATGGTGCCGGACTGCATTCCATCGCCGAAAAGTTATCGCATGAGAAATCCAATTCTAGGGCATTATTAATCGATGAGGTCAAAAAAGATGTAACAAAACAGTTTTCGGAACAGGTGGAGACTCTGGAAAAACAATTGAAAAAGAAAAATGAGGAATTTACAGAGGCTCAAAAAACCTATAAAGAACAGATAGAAACCCATAACAAAACTTTTGCGGATCATCTAAAGGTCAGAAATGAAGAATTTCAAAAGCTTCAAAAATCTTCTACTGAACAGCTGGAAGGTATGCAAAAGAGTTTCCAGGAGCAGCAGAAACAGCGACAGCAAGAAATGGAAAACTACAAAAAAGAGATGGCAGTTTTGTACGAAAAGAATGTTCAATCTTCAATCAATGAAAGAACGGCGTCTTTAAATACCACAGTGGAAACGTTGAGACAGGAAAATGCCAGATTGAATCAAGAAGTTCATAGCAGTAAAAATGATTACGTTAAAATTATCATCGCATTTTTATTGGCACTGGTTATTGGTTTTATGCTTGCAAAAATTCTTTAA
- a CDS encoding DUF4385 domain-containing protein yields MISDKPTYLNFDKDNYAWKSDIDYRLYPEKYKVGKGEQGVLICEPYKSEIGKHWRFKNTEIAKVSSEMIFSIFLDYLEQDDFVGADMARKYLQMGFTRARRYFNFKGGKKYNAEKGYQQLEKGTGDPEKAKAADIFYKKWKEVEKNPKYTRLKKIWKEKYG; encoded by the coding sequence ATGATCAGCGACAAACCAACTTACCTCAATTTCGATAAGGACAACTATGCCTGGAAGTCCGATATAGACTACCGTCTGTATCCCGAGAAATATAAAGTTGGTAAAGGTGAACAGGGCGTTTTGATCTGTGAACCTTATAAGTCAGAAATAGGAAAACACTGGCGTTTCAAAAATACAGAAATTGCCAAAGTAAGCTCAGAAATGATCTTTTCTATATTTTTGGATTATCTGGAACAGGATGACTTTGTCGGAGCAGATATGGCAAGAAAATATCTTCAAATGGGCTTTACAAGGGCGAGGCGGTACTTTAATTTTAAAGGAGGCAAAAAATACAATGCTGAAAAAGGATATCAGCAGTTGGAAAAAGGAACGGGTGATCCAGAGAAAGCTAAAGCTGCGGATATTTTTTATAAAAAATGGAAAGAGGTAGAGAAAAACCCAAAATACACCCGATTAAAAAAAATATGGAAAGAGAAGTATGGATAA
- a CDS encoding alpha-ketoglutarate-dependent dioxygenase AlkB family protein → MSQLSLFDAEEFYEFPKDLLEYKENFLSREEADLLKNKLLETVPWEQRTQKMYDKMVLTPRLTAWYGDSKYNDSEENKKPTNPWTPELFSLKQRIEKEFGCQFNGVLLNLYRDHNDSVAWHRDKESRYGKRPVIASISLGQTRNFDFRKKDHHQSKYSLPLPHGSLLIMKGDLQESWEHRIAKSTVPMKERINLTFRFILMSGQ, encoded by the coding sequence ATGAGTCAGCTTAGTTTATTTGATGCCGAAGAATTCTATGAGTTTCCAAAAGACCTTTTGGAATACAAGGAGAATTTCCTGAGCAGGGAAGAAGCCGATCTGCTTAAAAACAAATTGTTGGAAACTGTTCCCTGGGAACAGCGTACCCAAAAAATGTATGATAAAATGGTTTTGACACCAAGATTAACAGCGTGGTATGGTGATTCAAAGTATAATGATTCAGAGGAAAATAAAAAGCCAACCAATCCATGGACTCCTGAATTGTTTTCATTAAAACAAAGAATTGAGAAGGAATTTGGCTGTCAGTTCAATGGCGTTCTGTTAAACCTATACCGTGATCATAATGATTCCGTTGCCTGGCATCGGGATAAGGAAAGCCGATATGGAAAACGACCTGTCATTGCATCCATCAGCCTTGGACAAACCAGAAACTTTGATTTCAGAAAAAAAGACCATCATCAGAGCAAATACAGTTTACCATTGCCTCATGGTTCCTTACTTATCATGAAAGGCGATCTTCAGGAAAGTTGGGAGCATCGGATCGCTAAGTCTACTGTTCCAATGAAAGAAAGGATTAATCTCACATTTCGGTTCATCCTAATGTCGGGTCAATAA
- a CDS encoding XRE family transcriptional regulator, with product MSKFSDNIVFLRGKKNMTQQELADLLILTRSRYVAYEYGRTEPPIEILLRISKFYNISIDLLLTVDVRKFSIEELMELPENRIVLPIKVDQDGNNQIEIIPQKASMGYLNGYGDPEYIESLETISLPFLKGGKFRAFPADGDSMPPYKNGTYIVGKYVENLSDLKTDRTYVFITTNDGISYKRFQFHEADGIWVKADNQFYEPYKIPLPEIKEIWEFACSINTKEYEPDEFAEHHIQNFITEIKTDIRQIKEKMGDKN from the coding sequence ATGTCAAAATTCTCTGATAACATCGTGTTTTTGAGAGGAAAGAAAAATATGACTCAGCAAGAACTGGCAGATCTATTAATTCTTACCCGATCCAGATATGTCGCCTATGAATACGGCAGAACAGAACCTCCTATTGAAATATTGCTTAGAATTTCAAAATTCTATAACATAAGCATCGATTTATTGTTGACTGTAGATGTCAGAAAATTTTCTATCGAGGAACTCATGGAGCTTCCTGAGAATAGGATTGTTCTGCCTATAAAGGTTGATCAAGATGGGAATAATCAGATTGAGATTATCCCCCAAAAAGCTTCTATGGGCTACCTGAATGGCTATGGAGATCCGGAATACATAGAAAGTCTGGAGACCATATCATTACCTTTTTTAAAAGGGGGTAAGTTCAGGGCATTTCCAGCTGACGGAGATTCAATGCCCCCCTATAAGAACGGAACCTATATCGTGGGAAAATACGTAGAAAATCTATCTGACCTTAAAACGGACAGAACGTATGTTTTCATTACCACCAATGATGGTATCAGCTACAAAAGATTTCAGTTTCATGAAGCAGATGGTATATGGGTAAAGGCTGACAATCAATTTTATGAGCCTTATAAAATTCCATTGCCTGAAATTAAAGAGATCTGGGAGTTTGCCTGTAGTATTAATACCAAAGAATATGAGCCTGATGAATTTGCAGAACACCATATTCAAAATTTTATCACAGAAATTAAAACTGATATCAGACAGATCAAAGAAAAAATGGGAGATAAGAATTGA
- the dinB gene encoding DNA polymerase IV, which produces MERAIVHMDLDTFFVSCERLKNSELEKKPVIIGGGDRGVVASCSYETRFFGVRSAMPIKMALRLCPEAKVIKGDMEMYSNMSHMVTEIIQEKVPVVEKASIDEFYLDLSGMDKFFGCYKWTYEIAESVQKNTGLPISFALSANKTVSKIGTGESKPTGRLEVKQSDIQPFLNPLSVKKIPMVGDVTFQLLSRLGIRTIQTLSEMPVDVLGQLIGKNGNELWKKAHGIDETPVVPYSERKSISTEDTFAQDTIDIQGIKSILSGMVEKLCYQLRAEKWLVSVVVVKLRYSNFDTETKQCRIPYTSADHTLLRYVLELFKKVYTRRMRIRLVGVKFTGLVHGCHQMDLFEDTEELISLYQTMDKIKNRFGTSSVGRASGLLK; this is translated from the coding sequence ATGGAAAGAGCAATTGTACATATGGATTTGGATACGTTCTTTGTTTCCTGTGAAAGGCTGAAAAACTCCGAACTGGAGAAAAAGCCTGTCATCATAGGAGGTGGAGACCGTGGTGTAGTGGCGTCCTGCTCTTATGAAACCCGTTTTTTCGGAGTCAGAAGCGCCATGCCGATTAAAATGGCTTTACGGCTGTGTCCAGAAGCTAAAGTAATTAAGGGAGATATGGAAATGTATTCCAATATGTCCCATATGGTAACGGAAATTATCCAGGAAAAAGTTCCTGTTGTGGAAAAGGCAAGTATTGATGAATTTTATTTGGATTTATCCGGAATGGATAAGTTTTTCGGATGCTATAAGTGGACATATGAAATAGCGGAAAGCGTGCAGAAAAATACAGGTTTACCGATAAGTTTTGCGTTGTCTGCCAATAAAACCGTATCCAAAATCGGAACCGGAGAATCAAAGCCTACCGGAAGATTGGAAGTAAAACAGTCTGACATACAGCCGTTTTTAAATCCGCTTTCAGTAAAGAAGATTCCTATGGTGGGCGATGTTACTTTTCAGCTGCTCTCAAGACTGGGGATCAGAACCATACAGACCCTTTCAGAAATGCCTGTTGATGTACTAGGGCAATTGATTGGTAAAAACGGAAATGAACTCTGGAAAAAAGCACACGGAATTGATGAGACCCCAGTAGTTCCCTATTCGGAAAGAAAATCCATCTCTACTGAAGATACTTTTGCCCAGGATACTATAGATATTCAGGGAATCAAAAGCATTCTTTCCGGAATGGTTGAAAAGCTTTGCTATCAGCTCCGTGCAGAGAAGTGGCTGGTTTCTGTAGTAGTTGTGAAACTCAGATACTCTAATTTTGATACGGAAACCAAACAATGCAGGATTCCTTATACTTCCGCTGACCACACCCTGCTCAGGTATGTTTTGGAACTCTTTAAAAAGGTATATACCAGACGGATGAGAATAAGACTGGTAGGGGTAAAGTTTACCGGACTGGTTCACGGATGCCATCAGATGGATCTTTTTGAAGATACGGAAGAATTAATATCACTCTATCAGACAATGGATAAAATCAAGAACAGGTTTGGAACTTCAAGTGTAGGAAGAGCCTCAGGTTTATTAAAATAA
- a CDS encoding DNA polymerase III subunit alpha has protein sequence MFLNCHSYHSLRYGTISIKELVEQAVHFNIKTLALTDINTITGIYDFYKLCQDHHIKPIVGVEIRLQDELYYICLAKNQKSIAEVNRLLTAYNCEGIEIPKTNPDFTDTFVIYPLENIPEKLADHEFIGIRQNQLNLLIKPEFKQFIHKMVILHPVTFTTPEEYELHKIVRAIDHNTLISKLTEADYCKDNEMFTDKKELLAQFYHEPQIIENTKYIVNGCHFDFDFSTPKNKKHFTDSKENDSKLLKKLAYQGLSKRYSEDNLQAKARVDKELGVIDQLNFCAYFLITWDIIQYSNRMGFMHVGRGSGANSIVSYCIGITDICPLELDLYFERFLNLNRKTPPDFDIDWSWQTRDIILEYIFDKYGKNHVAFCGTNVEFKYRSIFREVGKVFGLPKEELDMLATKPIQEHDNNSVSRQVHYYGKLLEKFPNQRSMHSCGILISEEPITNYSALEMPPKGFPIVQFDMYTAEEIGLEKFDILSQSGLGTINDTIKLVKEKRGIDINIRDTSLSKDEARCNEFLSSGKTIGCFYIESPAMRGLLRRLKCDNYKVLVAASSIIRPGVAQSGMMREYIFRHNNPTKFEYFHGVFEKELGETYGIMVYQEDVIKIALHFGGLSAPDGDVLRRAMSGKGRSLSALQKVKDNFFESCKKLGHPEQLSMEVYRQIESFAGYSFCKAHSASYAVESYQSLYLKVYYPIEFMVSAINNGGGFYRTEVYIHEARMSGAAIHNPCVNLSEYQTTVYGSDVYLGLMHIERLELKLAKLIPEERNQNGEYTSLENFVKRIPIGIETLQILIFIGAFRFTGKQKHELLIESRFLLGNNKITFRHPTLLEEPQKNYQLPSIERNPFEDAFDEIEILGFTVSFSPFDLLQTRYRGSVLVKNLLKFHKHQVKMLAYLISRKHVPTKKGTMYFGTWIDAVGEYFDTAHFPNCLKEYPFQGGGCYLLLGTVEVDFHFPTVTIHKMAKMPFIPDPRYSMDKEKALEAQRNLHEDISMTWRKPYPQEHEIGLPRQKM, from the coding sequence ATGTTTCTGAATTGTCATTCTTATCATAGCCTTCGGTATGGAACCATTTCTATTAAAGAACTGGTTGAGCAGGCTGTACATTTTAATATTAAAACCTTGGCTCTTACAGATATCAATACCATTACCGGGATCTATGATTTCTACAAACTTTGTCAAGATCACCATATCAAACCGATCGTCGGAGTGGAAATAAGGCTTCAGGATGAACTGTATTATATCTGCCTGGCCAAAAATCAAAAAAGCATTGCAGAAGTCAACAGGCTTTTAACCGCATATAACTGTGAAGGCATAGAAATTCCTAAAACAAATCCTGATTTTACAGATACTTTTGTTATTTACCCACTGGAGAATATTCCTGAGAAATTAGCAGATCATGAATTTATAGGTATCAGACAGAACCAGTTAAATCTTTTGATTAAACCGGAATTTAAACAGTTCATTCATAAAATGGTTATTCTTCATCCGGTTACCTTTACCACCCCTGAAGAATATGAGCTTCATAAAATAGTAAGGGCTATTGATCACAATACATTGATCAGTAAGCTTACAGAAGCTGATTACTGTAAAGACAACGAAATGTTTACTGATAAAAAAGAGCTTCTGGCTCAATTTTACCATGAGCCACAGATTATTGAAAACACAAAGTATATTGTCAATGGCTGTCATTTTGATTTTGATTTTTCAACACCTAAAAACAAAAAGCATTTCACAGACAGCAAAGAAAATGATTCTAAGCTTTTAAAAAAGTTAGCATATCAGGGACTTTCTAAGAGATATTCCGAGGATAATCTACAGGCGAAAGCAAGAGTGGATAAAGAATTGGGGGTTATTGACCAGCTTAATTTCTGTGCTTATTTTCTCATCACCTGGGATATTATCCAATACAGCAACCGAATGGGGTTTATGCACGTAGGAAGAGGCAGCGGTGCTAATTCCATTGTCAGTTACTGCATCGGAATTACGGATATATGTCCTCTGGAGCTGGATCTGTATTTTGAACGGTTTCTAAACCTCAACCGCAAAACGCCTCCGGATTTTGACATAGACTGGAGCTGGCAGACCAGGGATATTATCCTTGAATATATTTTTGATAAATATGGTAAGAACCATGTTGCCTTCTGTGGAACCAATGTTGAATTTAAATACCGTTCTATTTTCCGGGAAGTAGGAAAAGTATTTGGTCTTCCAAAAGAGGAATTGGACATGCTGGCAACCAAGCCCATCCAGGAACATGATAATAATTCGGTATCCAGACAGGTTCATTACTACGGAAAACTTTTAGAAAAGTTTCCTAACCAGAGAAGCATGCACTCCTGTGGAATTCTGATATCAGAAGAACCTATCACCAATTATTCCGCATTGGAAATGCCTCCCAAAGGTTTTCCGATTGTACAGTTCGATATGTACACTGCTGAAGAGATTGGCCTTGAAAAATTTGATATTCTCTCACAAAGTGGTTTAGGTACCATTAACGACACAATAAAGCTGGTGAAGGAAAAAAGAGGAATTGATATTAATATCCGGGACACTTCCCTTTCAAAAGACGAAGCCCGATGCAATGAATTCTTAAGCTCCGGCAAAACCATCGGTTGTTTTTATATTGAATCTCCCGCTATGCGGGGGTTACTCAGAAGACTGAAATGTGACAATTACAAAGTGCTGGTTGCAGCCTCTTCCATTATTAGACCCGGCGTAGCCCAAAGCGGGATGATGCGGGAGTATATTTTCAGGCATAATAATCCCACAAAATTTGAGTACTTCCATGGGGTTTTTGAAAAAGAACTAGGAGAAACCTACGGTATTATGGTATACCAGGAAGATGTTATTAAAATTGCACTGCACTTCGGAGGATTATCCGCCCCTGATGGTGACGTCCTGAGACGGGCCATGAGCGGTAAGGGACGGTCTTTATCTGCTTTACAGAAAGTAAAAGATAACTTCTTTGAATCCTGTAAAAAGCTGGGACACCCTGAACAGCTATCTATGGAAGTATACCGGCAGATAGAATCATTTGCAGGATACTCATTCTGTAAAGCTCATTCTGCTTCTTATGCCGTTGAAAGCTATCAGAGTTTATACCTTAAGGTCTACTATCCTATCGAATTTATGGTTTCTGCGATCAATAACGGCGGAGGTTTCTACAGGACTGAAGTCTACATTCATGAGGCCAGAATGTCGGGAGCTGCAATTCATAATCCCTGTGTCAATCTGAGTGAATATCAGACAACGGTCTATGGTTCGGACGTTTATTTGGGATTGATGCATATTGAAAGGTTGGAACTTAAATTAGCGAAACTTATTCCTGAAGAAAGAAATCAGAATGGAGAGTATACTTCCCTGGAAAATTTTGTTAAGAGAATTCCTATTGGCATCGAAACACTACAAATTTTAATCTTTATCGGAGCATTCCGCTTTACCGGAAAACAGAAACATGAACTGCTGATTGAATCAAGGTTTCTTTTGGGAAATAATAAAATAACTTTCAGGCATCCGACTTTATTAGAAGAACCACAGAAAAATTATCAGCTTCCTTCTATAGAAAGAAACCCATTTGAGGATGCTTTTGATGAAATAGAAATATTAGGTTTCACCGTTTCATTCAGCCCTTTTGATTTATTACAAACCCGATACAGAGGTTCTGTTCTGGTAAAGAATTTATTGAAGTTTCATAAACATCAAGTTAAAATGCTGGCCTATCTGATTTCAAGAAAGCATGTTCCTACCAAAAAAGGGACGATGTACTTCGGAACCTGGATTGATGCTGTAGGAGAATATTTTGATACTGCTCATTTTCCAAATTGCCTAAAAGAATATCCTTTTCAAGGTGGTGGTTGCTATCTTTTATTGGGAACAGTAGAGGTCGATTTCCACTTCCCCACTGTTACCATTCATAAAATGGCGAAAATGCCTTTTATTCCAGATCCAAGATATTCTATGGATAAAGAAAAAGCATTGGAAGCCCAGCGCAATCTTCATGAAGATATCAGTATGACTTGGCGCAAGCCATATCCGCAGGAACATGAAATTGGATTGCCAAGACAAAAGATGTAG
- a CDS encoding helix-turn-helix domain-containing protein has product MAKSYNIPAFLKYININGKNDDGVQVIHYDEHKNILLKSPPVQLEFYLMAIKSNIDVFPPVEEMSSSYLFLDKPGNIMEWDLSGPFIGYGIFVNAKLLDKFAKDYTFTGYTRHEALFLTDRESKILYDLFIKAHEEYQRESFSQDVLISYATLILSYTQTFYERQFEARSKVYNKVVADFYKQLDQYFENDNKEEFPTVNYFASKANLSVNYFGDVIKHFTGQSPIEHIHQYIIQVAKKKLRETKLTINEIAYSLGFEYPTYFTRFFRKKTGISPKVFRNQ; this is encoded by the coding sequence ATGGCAAAATCATACAACATACCAGCGTTCTTAAAGTACATTAACATAAATGGTAAAAACGACGATGGTGTTCAGGTAATTCATTACGATGAGCATAAAAATATATTGTTGAAATCGCCCCCTGTACAACTGGAATTTTACCTGATGGCTATCAAAAGTAATATAGATGTGTTTCCCCCAGTGGAAGAAATGTCAAGTTCTTATCTCTTTCTTGATAAACCGGGAAATATTATGGAATGGGATTTGTCCGGTCCATTTATCGGTTATGGTATTTTTGTGAATGCAAAATTATTGGATAAGTTTGCAAAAGATTATACTTTCACAGGCTATACCCGCCATGAAGCACTTTTTTTGACTGACAGGGAAAGTAAAATTTTATATGATCTTTTTATAAAGGCTCACGAAGAATATCAACGAGAAAGCTTTTCACAGGATGTGCTTATCTCCTATGCAACTTTAATTCTTTCTTACACACAAACTTTCTATGAACGTCAGTTTGAAGCCCGAAGTAAAGTTTACAATAAGGTTGTGGCTGATTTTTATAAACAATTAGATCAATACTTTGAAAATGACAATAAAGAGGAATTCCCCACAGTCAATTATTTTGCATCAAAAGCCAATCTTTCCGTCAATTATTTTGGCGATGTTATCAAGCATTTTACGGGACAATCACCCATAGAACACATTCATCAATATATCATTCAAGTAGCTAAGAAAAAATTACGGGAAACCAAACTTACTATTAATGAGATTGCATATAGTCTAGGCTTTGAATATCCCACTTATTTTACCCGTTTCTTCCGCAAAAAAACGGGTATCTCCCCTAAAGTTTTTAGAAATCAGTAA
- a CDS encoding alpha/beta hydrolase, translating to MKQSIKFKNGEIDMAGNIFLPKDFNQTNKYPAIVIGHPAGGVKEQTAGIYAEKMAEKGFVTLAFDASYQGESGGLPRNTEKPSARVGDISAAVDFLTTLPYVDVEHIGGIGICASGGYFVAATKEDKRIKALTTVSGVDIGKMYHEGWNGKGGTVNIEETLKTVANQRTAEAGGAEPIFLNWLGDRNPEYGKEATDGYDYYRTERAQHPNSTGAFLLTDLNRLINFRAFDRIETLLTQPLLVIAGSEANSKWNSDFLYANAGSKIKEYFIVDGANHFDLYDIPQYVDQGIERMTQFFRDNL from the coding sequence ATGAAACAGTCAATAAAATTCAAAAATGGAGAAATCGACATGGCCGGAAATATTTTCCTTCCTAAAGATTTCAATCAAACAAATAAGTACCCTGCAATTGTAATTGGGCACCCTGCCGGAGGCGTAAAAGAACAGACAGCCGGAATATACGCTGAAAAAATGGCAGAGAAAGGATTCGTGACGCTTGCTTTTGATGCCAGTTATCAAGGTGAAAGTGGCGGCCTTCCAAGGAACACCGAAAAGCCATCAGCCAGAGTTGGTGATATTAGTGCTGCTGTTGATTTTCTGACAACATTACCCTACGTTGATGTAGAACATATCGGTGGAATTGGTATCTGTGCCAGTGGAGGATATTTTGTTGCCGCCACAAAAGAAGATAAACGTATCAAAGCCCTGACAACAGTAAGCGGTGTTGATATCGGAAAGATGTACCATGAGGGATGGAACGGAAAAGGAGGAACAGTTAATATAGAGGAAACATTAAAAACTGTAGCAAATCAACGTACAGCTGAAGCTGGAGGAGCAGAGCCTATATTCCTGAATTGGTTGGGTGATCGCAATCCTGAATATGGTAAAGAAGCAACAGACGGCTATGATTACTATCGTACTGAAAGAGCACAGCATCCTAATTCTACAGGAGCATTTCTATTAACCGATTTAAACAGACTTATTAATTTCAGAGCATTTGACAGGATTGAAACTTTATTAACACAACCCTTACTTGTGATTGCAGGCAGTGAAGCCAATTCCAAATGGAACAGTGATTTCCTCTACGCTAACGCAGGAAGCAAGATTAAGGAGTATTTCATTGTGGATGGAGCCAATCATTTCGATTTGTATGATATTCCACAATATGTAGATCAGGGTATTGAAAGAATGACCCAATTTTTCAGAGACAACCTTTAA